The nucleotide window AGGTTGAGGAGGGTGAAATCCACGGATTGCTAGGCGAGAACGGCGCTGGAAAGTCTACACTCATGAGGATTCTATATGGGGAGATAAAGCCCACAAAGGGAGAAATCAAGGTTTTTGGGAAGGAAGTCAGCTTTAATGGTCCCTGGGATGCCATTAGAGAAGGTATTGCGATGGTTTACCAGCACTTCACCCTCGTCCCAACTTTCACCGTTCTTGAGAATTTATATTTAGCGATGCTGTCCATAAATCCTGGGATAAAGATTAGTGACGTTGAGAAGCTTGCGAAGGAGAAGATGAGGGAAGTTGGATTTGAGGTTCCCCTCAATGAGATCGTTGAAGATCTTCCCGTAGGAATTCAGCAGAGGGTGGAAATTATAAAGGCCCTAATGTTAAATGCGAAAATCCTAATTCTTGACGAGCCAACATCGGTCCTCACTCCGATAGAGGTAAAGGAGCTCTTCAAAACCTTGAGGAATTTAAAGGAGAGGGGAATCACGGTTATATTCATAACGCATAAGCTCAAGGAGGTCAAGGAGATAACGGATAGGGTAACAGTTTTGAGGAGAGGAGAAGTCGTTGGAACCGTAAAAACGAGCGAAGTCTCGGAGAGAGAGTTGGCCAGAATGATGGTTCAAAGGGACGTTGTTATGGAGATAAGCAAAGGGAAGTCTACCCCAGGGAATACCATCCTTAAAGTTGAGGATCTTTGGGTAAAAGATGACAGGGGCTTAGATGCCGTTAAGGGGGTTTCTTTTGAGCTTAGGGAAGGAGAAATCTTGGGGATTGCTGGGGTTCAGGGGAACGGTCAGAGGGAATTGGCTGAAGCGTTAGCTGGCATAAGGATTCCTGAGAAGGGAAAGATTGAGCTCCTAGGGAAAGACGTAACTAAGTTGCCAGCCCACGAGAGGTATAAGTCGGGGTTAGCTTACGTTCCAGATTCCAGAAGGGTTGGACTCGTGTTGGACATGAATGTAGTTGAGAACGTAGTCTTGACGAACCTCTCGAGGGTTCTTCATAAGGGTAGGATATCCTGGGACAAGGCTAATGAAATGACGAACGAGGTAGTTGAGAAATTCGAAGTCCTTCTCTCGTCTACGAAGGCTCCAATAAAGCACCTGAGCGGTGGAAATCAGCAGAAGGTCATGGTGGGTAGGGAGATAATCAGGGAGCCAAAGGTCATAGTAGTTTCCGAACCTACTCAGGGATTGGATATAGGTGCCACGGAGTTCATAAGGAAGACCCTCTTGAAGCTCAGGGATGAGAGGAAGGGGATACTGCTAATTTCCACGGATTTGGATGAGATACTCCAGCTGAGCGATAGGGTGGCAGTGATTTATGAGGGTAAGATAATGTCCATTGGGAAGACGGAGGAGTTCACCCTCGAGAAGCTCGGCCTCCTAATGGGTGGTGTTAATGCTTAACAGGGAAACAATATTCGAGGTTGCAATATCAATTGTAGTAGCTTTCCTTGTCGGCGCGATAGCCTTGCTAATACTGGGCTATCACCCGGTTGCAGTCTATAAAGTTCTGTTCAAGTACGGTTACAGCAATGTTAATTATCTCCTGAACAAGAGCACTCCCCTAATACTAACGGGTTTAGCTTTCTCCATACCAGCGATAGCTGGGGTCTTCAACATAGGGGGCGAGAGTCAGCTTTACGTTGGAGCCTTTTTGGGCCTGCTAACCGCTTACTACACTGGCAATGCAGTTTTAGCGATAATAGTTGGAATTATCAGCGGTGGGCTCCTGGGGCTTTTCGTAGGGTTCCTTAGGGTGTATAGGGGGATAAACGAGGTAATAACGGCTATAATGGTAAACTGGATATTCTACTATTTAATAGCCTACCTCATAGCTTCCAGGTTCTATAACCCGGAGGTTTCTCATGAATCAGTTCCAGTCCCACCTCAAGCTAGAATCCCAGGAGGGGTAATCTTTGGAATAGCGGTTGCTTTCTCGATACTCTACTACTACATCCTCTACTTCACCGACATTGGATTCAAGCTTAGGGTTTCAGGACTTTCCCCGGTCTCAGCGAGGTACGCTGGCTTCAATCCATCAAAGGCCATCTTAACCTCGATGCTTCTCGGCGGAGCTGCAGCGGGATTGGGTGGAGTTCTCTTAGTCCTGGGAATCACTTATAGTATCGATGATACATTAACGGCCATCTATGGCCTGGGGTTTACAGGGATAGGCATAGGCCTTCTAGGGAGGAACCATCCGATAGGGATAATATTCTCATCAATATTCCTCTCAGGATTGCTTATAGGAGGGCAATGGGTTGAGCTCAAAACCGGGGCCCCTCCGGAGCTTGCCGACACTTTAATCGGTGTTATAGTCTTGGCCCTTGCGATACCCTACGCATATAGGATGCTTTTGAAGAGGCTTAAGGAGGGAAGGGAATGATTAGCGACATCCTGAACATCCTATCTAATACATTGATCTCGATGGTTCCACTAACCCTAGCAGCCGTGGGAGAGATAATAACAGAAAAATCAGGGGTCGTCAACATAGGGTTGGAGGGAATATTCATCTTATCGGCCTTCACGTCAACGGTTGTAACCTTCCATACTGGTAACCCCTACCTGGGACTCCTAGTGGGGTTGATAGTTGGGGCCCTAGCTGGGGCTTTACATGGAGTTATCAGCGTCTACCTGAAGGGTGATCAGATAATAGCCGGCGTTGGTTTCAACTCCTTAGCCTATGGGATAAGCATACTCTCCCTAGTTAGCATATGGCACAGCCACGGTTCTTCTCCCTCTGTTGAGAAGATACCGATGCTCGGAAAGGGATCCTTCTTCATTTCTCCGCTGACTCCATTGGCCATCCTCGTTGGAATAATAGTTTGGTGGTGGCTCAACAAAACCCCGAGTGGATTGAGGCTTAGGGCTTGTGGGGAAGACCCAAAAGCGGCTGAAGCAATGGGAGTAAACGTTCACAGGGTCAGGTTTTATGCTACTGTTCTTGGAGCTTCATTGACTGGTCTCGGTGGTGCTTACCTCGTCGTTGGCTGGATAGGTCAGTTCACGAAGTTCATATCCGCTGGAAGGGGATTCATAGCTTTGGCCAATGTAGCGTTCAGCAACTGGAACCCGTTGATGGCCATAGTTGGAGGCTTCATATTCGGCTTCTTCGATGCTTTAGCAATATACTTGCCCATAAAAATACAGCAAGCAACTGGTAGGGTTATTACTGCGGAGTCAAACTTGTTCAGGACGATACCGTACTTGGCAACCCTCATAATAGTTGCAATCATAATGAAGAAGGTGAAGATGCCAAGGGCACTTGGGAAGCCCTACATAAAAGAATAGTCAGACTAACCTGGCAAAACCCTCTAAAGTGTTTGGGCCAGTATCAGTGGAGATGATAATAGAGAGGGTTGATGAAGTTAGGGGGAAGGTTAAAGCACCCCCATCAAAGAGTTACACCCATAGGGCTTACTTCCTATCCTTGTTGGCTGATTCTCCGAGCAAAGTCATGAACCCCCTCATTTCCGAAGATACGATAGCTAGCCTAGATGCTATAAGTAAATTTGGAGCTCAAGTTAATGGAAATAAAATCATCCCGCCCCAGGAGCTAACCCCAGGAAAGATAGATGCTCGCGAATCTGGAACCACCGCCAGAATTTCCCTAGCTGTTGCCTCACTAGCTAGGGGAACTAGCGTCATAACAGGTAAGGGAAGGCTCGTTGAGAGGCCCTTCAAACCCTTAGTTGATGCTTTGAGGAGCTTAAAGGTAAAGATAAGTGGCGAGAAGCTACCTATTGCAGTTGAGGGAGGAAATCCCGTGGGTGAATACGTGAAAGTTGACTGTTCACTCTCGTCCCAGTTTGGAACGGCTATGTTAATTCTAGCCTCGAAGATAGGGCTTACGGTTGAGATGTTAAACCCAGTTTCAAGGCCCTACATTGAAGTAACCTTGAAGGTAATGGAATCCTTCGGCATTGAGTTTGAGAGGAATGGATTCAAGGTGAAAGTC belongs to Pyrococcus abyssi GE5 and includes:
- a CDS encoding ABC transporter ATP-binding protein, yielding MTAVEMSGIVKVYPDGVVALRGVNLKVEEGEIHGLLGENGAGKSTLMRILYGEIKPTKGEIKVFGKEVSFNGPWDAIREGIAMVYQHFTLVPTFTVLENLYLAMLSINPGIKISDVEKLAKEKMREVGFEVPLNEIVEDLPVGIQQRVEIIKALMLNAKILILDEPTSVLTPIEVKELFKTLRNLKERGITVIFITHKLKEVKEITDRVTVLRRGEVVGTVKTSEVSERELARMMVQRDVVMEISKGKSTPGNTILKVEDLWVKDDRGLDAVKGVSFELREGEILGIAGVQGNGQRELAEALAGIRIPEKGKIELLGKDVTKLPAHERYKSGLAYVPDSRRVGLVLDMNVVENVVLTNLSRVLHKGRISWDKANEMTNEVVEKFEVLLSSTKAPIKHLSGGNQQKVMVGREIIREPKVIVVSEPTQGLDIGATEFIRKTLLKLRDERKGILLISTDLDEILQLSDRVAVIYEGKIMSIGKTEEFTLEKLGLLMGGVNA
- a CDS encoding ABC transporter permease gives rise to the protein MLNRETIFEVAISIVVAFLVGAIALLILGYHPVAVYKVLFKYGYSNVNYLLNKSTPLILTGLAFSIPAIAGVFNIGGESQLYVGAFLGLLTAYYTGNAVLAIIVGIISGGLLGLFVGFLRVYRGINEVITAIMVNWIFYYLIAYLIASRFYNPEVSHESVPVPPQARIPGGVIFGIAVAFSILYYYILYFTDIGFKLRVSGLSPVSARYAGFNPSKAILTSMLLGGAAAGLGGVLLVLGITYSIDDTLTAIYGLGFTGIGIGLLGRNHPIGIIFSSIFLSGLLIGGQWVELKTGAPPELADTLIGVIVLALAIPYAYRMLLKRLKEGRE
- a CDS encoding ABC transporter permease, which encodes MISDILNILSNTLISMVPLTLAAVGEIITEKSGVVNIGLEGIFILSAFTSTVVTFHTGNPYLGLLVGLIVGALAGALHGVISVYLKGDQIIAGVGFNSLAYGISILSLVSIWHSHGSSPSVEKIPMLGKGSFFISPLTPLAILVGIIVWWWLNKTPSGLRLRACGEDPKAAEAMGVNVHRVRFYATVLGASLTGLGGAYLVVGWIGQFTKFISAGRGFIALANVAFSNWNPLMAIVGGFIFGFFDALAIYLPIKIQQATGRVITAESNLFRTIPYLATLIIVAIIMKKVKMPRALGKPYIKE
- the aroA gene encoding 3-phosphoshikimate 1-carboxyvinyltransferase produces the protein MIIERVDEVRGKVKAPPSKSYTHRAYFLSLLADSPSKVMNPLISEDTIASLDAISKFGAQVNGNKIIPPQELTPGKIDARESGTTARISLAVASLARGTSVITGKGRLVERPFKPLVDALRSLKVKISGEKLPIAVEGGNPVGEYVKVDCSLSSQFGTAMLILASKIGLTVEMLNPVSRPYIEVTLKVMESFGIEFERNGFKVKVHPGIRGSKFHVPGDYSSASFFLAAGALYGKVKVSNLVKDDPQADARIIDILEEFGADVKVGRKYVVVERNEMKPINVDCSNFPDLFPILAVLASYAEGKSVITGRQLRLKESDRVKAVAVNLRKAGIKVKELPNGLEIVGGKPRGFTVESFNDHRIVMAMAILGLGAEGKTIIKDPHVVSKSYPSFFLDLRRVLNEG